A region from the Lolium perenne isolate Kyuss_39 chromosome 4, Kyuss_2.0, whole genome shotgun sequence genome encodes:
- the LOC127347035 gene encoding uncharacterized protein, translated as MTGTAAAAAAAATTTTLSMKLLVDTKSRCVLFAEAGKDVVDFLFSLLALPIGTTVKLLGEESMAGSTGELYGSVERLDDTYVQPGAAKDALLRPVIAPSPAAASNVALLGLPPPTPPAPAKRFYRCSSGSYGSCRDYVGDTYATKCPKCNSSMTTECQLAPPPAGSVTAKTDTVVAAQGFVRGVVTYTVMDSLAVSPMSAISSITLLNTFAVTDLSVLQEKTVQIGYKEGLEILKASLQSKTVLTDVFLGNKSRSHA; from the exons ATGACGGgcaccgccgccgctgccgctgccgccgccaccaccaccacgctgAGCATGAAGCTCCTCGTCGACACCAAGTCCCGCTGCGTGCTGTTCGCGGAGGCGGGCAAGGACGTGGTGGACTTCCTCTTCTCACTCCTCGCGCTGCCGATCGGCACGACCGTGAagctgctcggagaggagtccatGGCGGGCAGCACCGGCGAACTCTACGGCAGCGTCGAGAGGCTCGACGACACCTACGTCCagcccggcgcggccaaggacgcGCTCCTCCGCCCCGTCATCGCCCCCTCGCCGGCGGCGGCCTCCaacgtggccctcctcggcttacCGCCGCCGACGCCACCGGCTCCGGCAAAGAGATTCTACAGGTGCTCCTCCGGCTCCTACGGCTCCTGCCGCGACTACGTGGGGGATACCTACGCCACCAAGTGTCCGAAATGTAACAGCTCCATGACGACTGAATGCCAGTTGGCGCCGCCTCCAGCCGGGTCCGTGACCGCGAAGACGGACACCGTGGTGGCGGCGCAAGGGTTCGTGCGCGGCGTCGTCACGTACACGGTGATGGACAGCCTCGCGGTGTCGCCCATGTCCGCCATCTCCAGCATCACGCTGCTCAACACCTTCGCCGTCACGGATCTCAGCGTGCTCCAGGAGAAGACCGTGCAGATCGGCTACAAGGAG GGTTTAGAGATTTTGAAGGCCTCGCTGCAGTCCAAGACAGTTCTCACCGACGTTTTCCTTGGCAACAAGTCCCGTAGCCACGCTTGA